TCTTTTGGGTAGCTGTAACAGTACTGATTTGTCAATTAGTGGCGCAACCTGCATTCAGCATTTGGGCTATTAGATATTTATTTGGGCAAAAATCATCTTTCTTAGTTATAAAGAAACCATAAGTATAAGTGGGTTTACTGTTGAATTATGGTGTTTATAGCCTTAGAAAAATTCGCGCTAATCGTATGCAATACTATATATAATAAGAAAGCGAGTTTTCCTATCTAAATTTTAAATTATTTGTAGGAATTTATCATGAATATTAAACCTTACGACAACATTCTCCAAACAAATGACAACTTCAATAATCAGAATAAAAAAGAAATTTTTTTTACTGTCAAGTTGGTAACATCTGGATTGACAGATATGCTGTGGCAGCTATCACTTCTATATAGAATTGGTAAATTATGTGATTATACTTATATACATACGTCACTTGCCTATGAGAAAAGATACGAGTTAAACTTTCCAGGAAAGATTCTTAAAAAGATTGAGACTACTGTCAACAAACTTCTGAAAATTGACAGATATTCTGATAAGATTAGTAATTTTCTTGGTTTTGATAAATGGGAACAGAATATAAGTAATAAAAAATTTATTAATTTTAAAATTATTGAGATACCTATAGATGAAATTTATTATGAAGATAAGATATCTAATATTAAGCAGCTAAAAGAGTCTGTTGAGAAATTTATTACCGAAGTAACTCCATCTTCAAAAAAAGTTATTTACTGTTTAAGATTTAGACCTCAACTATATGAAGATCGTCGTGCTTTTAGCCTAGACGAATTACTAAACAGTGCAGATCCAGAAGGAATTATGCTTCAACCACTTAAATTACAATTATCTGAAAATTATTATAAAGCTAGACAAAACATACCTGTACATATACCTTTCAATTCTCAAACAATAAAAATTGTGATACATCTAAGGAAAGGTGATAGGATGTTGATCAATCTAAATAAAAAAATAATTGGAGTTTTTAGCACAAAAATTAAATTTTTTAAAAGTATAAATGACTTGGATGAATGGGAAATGGAGAACTACTCCAACTCTAATAATACAAACAAGGCTGAGACTTTATTACAAAAATTATTTTCTAGATACGGTGAAGAAAATTTTTCTGTCATCGTAATGTCGGATGGCGATGAAAGAACATTTCAAAACATCAGACACGCGATGTTTAAAGGTGAAATAAAACTGAGCAAAGAGGAAAATAGGCAATTAAATAATCTGGAAAGAACACTAAATAAAGAGTTTGAGATTTTTTCTAAGTACTCAAATGTTTATACTCTTGTAGGTGAGTCCGAGAAAAATACATTTGAAAGTATTCATGCAATAGTTTGCGCTGATATCATCATTAAAACCTCGGGAAACTTTGCCTGGGTATTACACAGTCTCTTCAAAAGACAGGATCGCTCTTCAACCGTAATTCAATTGGGTCAAGACGATGATCTAGCCATTGAGAAAATTGGACTATGTTTAACAAACAACATTTCAATACCTAAAAATAGCTAAATATTTAGAATTGTAGAACAAGGTGGCTTGTACTTATGGCAACTTTCACCGCTAACTGCAAGCGGATAGCCAAGTGGATAATCCTTCACTTCGTTGGATGATACCAGATTTATGTGCGATCGTAACCAGCAGGTAGTATTTTGATTGTTATATCAGAGATTAATGTACTAACAGTGCAATCTGAGAACCTGACTGCAATAAATTAGTCTTAAAGATGAAAAAAGTTTCTGTAATTATTCCGGTTTATGGAGTAGAGAAGTACATAGCTACTACCCTGCAATCGGTTCTTGGACAAACTTATAAAAATTTCGAGCTTCTGATTATCGATGATGCTTCTCCTGACAAGAGTGCAGAAATCTGTGAGCAATTCATAGACTCCAGAATTAAAATTATTCATCAAGCAAATCGAGGACTAGCTGGAGCTAGAAATACTGGTATTCGCCATGCCCAAGGAGAATATCTAGCATTTTTAGATGGAGATGATCTCTGGCTACCAGACAAGCTAGAAAAACATATTGCTCACTTAGAAAACTCAACAAATGTAGGTGTTAGCTTTAGTCGCTCGGCTTTTATCGATCAAGATGGAAAAGCTTTAGGTACATATCAGATGCCTAAGCTTAAACAAATCACGACACCTTATTTACTTACTTGCAATCCTGTTGGCAATGGTTCGGCAGCAGTTATAAAAAAAGAAGTTTTTGCAGCAATTAAATTTCAAGATAATCTTTACGGAACTATTGAAGATTATTATTTTGACGAACACTTCCGCCAATCAGAGGATCTGGAATGTTGGATTCGTATTTCTATTAAAACTAATTGGCAAATAGAAGGCATTCCTGAAGCCTTGACTTTATATCGAGTGAATTCAGAAGGGCTTTCAGCAAACTTGCTCAAACAATTAGATTCTTGGGAAAAAGTAATTGAAAAGACACGCTCCTATGCTCCAGAAATAGTTACTCAATGGGAAACACTAGCCAGAGCCTACCAGCTACAGTATTTAGCTCGTAATGCAGTTCGTCTACAAGCAGGTTCTATGGCTGTGAAACTAATTAATCGTGCTTTAGTAAGTAACTGGCGTATTCTTTTTGAAGAGCCACGCCGGATGCTTTTAACCTTAGCTGCTGCCTATTTTCTTTGGCTTTTACCCCAGACTCTTTACAGTTTTCTTGAGACACTTGCTTTAAAGAATACAGGGACTAGCCAAAAACGCCGCATTCTTCAAGACCAGCTGTTGAACAGTCAAGAAGGTTGCACATAACTATTAGGAAGATTCACCATGAATAAAGTTTCTATTATTATTCCAGTTTACAACGCCGAGAAATATATAGCTGCAACACTTCAATCGGCTCTCGATCAAACTTACAAAAATTTGGAGATTTTAATTATTGACGATGGTTCTCCTGACAGAAGTATAGAA
This region of Nostoc sp. UHCC 0302 genomic DNA includes:
- a CDS encoding glycosyltransferase family 2 protein, coding for MKKVSVIIPVYGVEKYIATTLQSVLGQTYKNFELLIIDDASPDKSAEICEQFIDSRIKIIHQANRGLAGARNTGIRHAQGEYLAFLDGDDLWLPDKLEKHIAHLENSTNVGVSFSRSAFIDQDGKALGTYQMPKLKQITTPYLLTCNPVGNGSAAVIKKEVFAAIKFQDNLYGTIEDYYFDEHFRQSEDLECWIRISIKTNWQIEGIPEALTLYRVNSEGLSANLLKQLDSWEKVIEKTRSYAPEIVTQWETLARAYQLQYLARNAVRLQAGSMAVKLINRALVSNWRILFEEPRRMLLTLAAAYFLWLLPQTLYSFLETLALKNTGTSQKRRILQDQLLNSQEGCT